In one window of Candidatus Sulfuricurvum sp. RIFRC-1 DNA:
- a CDS encoding c-type cytochrome, which translates to MIKMGMILGVALSLYGADGYSVYQKNCMQCHVEMMEKKEVIKVLHTLKAPPMVEVSNRLKENIIIADEDEDVKRRVTIAFIKDYIENPSVQYSMCHPMAIEKFGIMPSLKGKLNEDEKQAVAEWIIDRYAKVSFK; encoded by the coding sequence ATGATTAAAATGGGGATGATACTGGGGGTTGCTCTTTCGCTATACGGGGCAGACGGGTATAGTGTCTATCAAAAAAACTGTATGCAATGTCACGTTGAAATGATGGAGAAAAAAGAGGTGATAAAAGTACTTCACACTCTCAAGGCTCCTCCTATGGTAGAAGTTTCCAATCGACTCAAAGAGAATATTATTATTGCCGATGAGGATGAGGATGTGAAGCGTCGTGTGACGATTGCATTTATCAAAGACTACATCGAAAATCCTAGTGTGCAATATAGTATGTGTCACCCGATGGCGATTGAAAAATTTGGAATTATGCCCTCCCTCAAAGGGAAGTTGAATGAGGATGAAAAACAAGCGGTTGCTGAATGGATTATCGATCGGTATGCAAAAGTCTCGTTTAAATAA
- a CDS encoding GIY-YIG nuclease family protein: protein MLMISDLAYSVYILRCSDSTLYTGITNNLEKRIMEHNTSDRGAKYTRYRRPVTLVYHEAHENKSEALKREIAIKKMPRSKKEKLL from the coding sequence ATGCTTATGATTTCTGACCTTGCGTATAGTGTTTATATCCTCAGATGCAGTGATAGCACTCTCTATACCGGAATCACCAACAATCTGGAAAAAAGGATAATGGAGCACAATACCTCGGATCGCGGAGCCAAATATACCCGCTATCGCCGTCCGGTAACCTTGGTCTACCATGAAGCACATGAAAATAAAAGCGAAGCACTAAAACGAGAAATTGCTATTAAAAAAATGCCCCGATCCAAAAAAGAGAAGCTGTTATAA
- a CDS encoding TerB family tellurite resistance protein — protein MTQILILIVVVAIFYWLSRSFSQNQHTYTRNQFAGFKLNKDALAHSELGLFVALSAKVAKADGRVDELEAELVSNMFTDISALFPDPEATKKLLKEIFDEEKNAPHNLDLVAQALYKTLEKDVHKRQKMVEFLVNLTYIDGTLSQSEEDMLHRIAYHLGFSELDLKAMMERFGSYHRNSVKESSIDQAYALLGVTAEATNDEVKKAYRALVREYHPDIIKSQGASEEYLKEATEKVQDINAAYEMIKKSRGI, from the coding sequence ATGACCCAAATACTCATCCTTATTGTCGTTGTTGCCATTTTTTACTGGCTTTCCCGCAGTTTTTCCCAAAACCAGCATACCTATACCCGCAATCAGTTCGCAGGTTTTAAGCTCAATAAAGACGCCCTTGCACACAGTGAACTCGGACTGTTTGTCGCCCTCTCCGCCAAAGTCGCCAAAGCCGATGGTCGTGTCGATGAGCTCGAAGCGGAACTCGTGAGCAATATGTTCACCGATATCAGCGCCCTATTCCCTGATCCCGAAGCAACCAAAAAACTGCTCAAAGAGATTTTTGATGAAGAGAAAAATGCTCCGCACAATCTCGATCTCGTAGCTCAGGCACTCTACAAAACATTGGAAAAAGATGTTCACAAACGTCAAAAAATGGTGGAGTTTCTCGTCAATCTCACCTACATCGACGGAACCCTCTCTCAGAGCGAAGAAGATATGCTTCACCGTATCGCGTACCATTTAGGGTTTAGTGAGCTGGATCTAAAAGCGATGATGGAGCGTTTTGGTTCCTACCACCGCAACAGTGTCAAAGAGAGTTCGATCGATCAAGCCTATGCACTCTTAGGGGTTACCGCCGAAGCGACGAATGATGAAGTGAAAAAAGCCTACCGCGCACTGGTTCGAGAATATCATCCTGACATTATTAAATCTCAAGGGGCTTCGGAGGAATATCTCAAAGAAGCCACAGAGAAAGTGCAGGATATCAACGCCGCCTATGAGATGATTAAAAAATCTCGCGGTATCTAG